A window of the Dyadobacter pollutisoli genome harbors these coding sequences:
- a CDS encoding Dyp-type peroxidase gives MAPVDPHDFKTDRILKNLQGNTIKGHGREHTTHIFIHFDANKIVAAKKWIRTFAEDTLTSAKTQLEQREKFKKEKIPGGMFAALFLTAKGYEALGFADVDAKFADDAFKSGLKTRLNITNDPNPSQWEEGFRDEIHAMILLGDDELRRMGEFTKGLLDILDAFSHINVVEYGNAIRNSAGAGIEHFGYVDGTSQPLFLKDEIESYEKDHGVVLSAPTDALKFDPSADKELILIPDPYVAVNLEKPAFGSYFVFRKLEQNVRAFKLAEEVVGEALFPNIGEESKRELAGAYLVGRFEDGSPVVMDDEDAVPNSAGFNNFNYADDPSGGRCPHFAHVRKTNPRTGAFDQSKRMARRGIPFGHRNVDTELDPIASQTPEGGVGLLFMSYQASIQNQFEFIQQFWANSVNFPGAATGIDPIIGQSATGNPADRIFALPQVYGHAVPAVTADFEQFVTMKGGEYFFAPSITFLKGLV, from the coding sequence ATGGCACCTGTTGATCCGCATGATTTTAAGACTGACCGTATCCTGAAAAACCTCCAGGGCAATACCATCAAAGGCCACGGAAGAGAACATACGACGCATATTTTTATCCATTTTGATGCAAACAAAATCGTTGCTGCCAAGAAATGGATACGCACCTTTGCCGAGGATACGCTTACCAGTGCAAAAACGCAGTTGGAACAACGGGAAAAGTTTAAAAAAGAAAAAATTCCCGGCGGAATGTTTGCCGCCCTTTTCCTGACTGCGAAAGGCTATGAAGCACTTGGATTTGCGGATGTTGACGCAAAATTCGCTGACGATGCTTTTAAAAGTGGTCTTAAAACAAGACTTAACATTACCAATGATCCCAATCCCAGCCAGTGGGAAGAAGGTTTCCGTGATGAAATACATGCAATGATCCTGCTCGGTGATGATGAGTTGCGTCGAATGGGCGAGTTTACGAAAGGGCTACTAGATATCCTGGATGCATTTAGTCATATCAACGTCGTGGAATATGGTAATGCCATTCGTAACTCCGCCGGTGCCGGAATCGAACATTTCGGATATGTCGACGGCACCAGCCAGCCGCTGTTTCTTAAAGACGAGATCGAAAGCTATGAAAAGGATCATGGCGTGGTACTTTCCGCTCCTACGGATGCCTTGAAATTTGATCCTTCTGCCGATAAGGAGCTGATACTAATTCCTGACCCTTATGTAGCCGTAAATCTAGAAAAACCTGCTTTCGGCAGCTATTTTGTTTTCCGAAAACTGGAACAGAATGTGAGGGCTTTCAAGCTGGCGGAAGAAGTTGTCGGTGAGGCATTGTTCCCTAACATTGGAGAAGAATCGAAACGAGAACTGGCCGGTGCCTACCTGGTGGGACGTTTTGAAGATGGCAGCCCGGTCGTGATGGATGATGAAGATGCCGTTCCAAACAGTGCCGGTTTCAACAATTTTAACTACGCCGACGATCCCTCAGGCGGCAGGTGCCCTCACTTTGCTCACGTTCGTAAAACTAATCCGAGGACCGGTGCTTTCGATCAGTCCAAAAGAATGGCCCGTCGTGGGATTCCTTTTGGCCATCGCAATGTCGATACGGAGCTGGATCCCATTGCTTCGCAGACACCGGAAGGCGGCGTCGGTCTGCTTTTTATGAGCTATCAGGCCAGCATTCAAAATCAGTTTGAATTTATCCAGCAGTTTTGGGCCAATAGTGTCAACTTTCCTGGCGCTGCCACGGGTATCGATCCCATCATTGGTCAGTCCGCGACTGGCAATCCGGCAGACCGCATCTTCGCACTTCCACAAGTGTATGGGCATGCAGTACCGGCCGTAACCGCTGATTTTGAGCAATTCGTGACGATGAAAGGGGGAGAGTACTTTTTTGCACCGAGCATCACGTTTTTGAAAGGTTTGGTCTGA
- a CDS encoding SdiA-regulated domain-containing protein: MKTKTALSLIFIFYYSLLFAKSQSKGSLESNPDGDWKSEKEVNFYFGDYFFSPTKSNNFYGFVQYNHFYSYGDGVKSPKIGLLLNPAICLGSGLKKNESPFNNFKPLQHGRVSLIPTLIVSSYVDNDTKKDIKVFALVKAGINYYPLIKNTGSPKYGLNGYEQWQIGLGGGIEVSSFLKIEGTYYRAGYDLNRNSRKYFEANINDVSFFNAVRLTASFKIYDNLSALFDWHGFANSYNNEKYYSVGLNYALPVFKREFSKAYKEQNTDSKNNFTTPININSQSTNKNSTLIKDQSNNKRNSESISTLKTHENIKPSSNKNIETMLPELVLSKVAHFNGKKMESIELSGMALNNGRLYFVSDNKNDIYEIQINDGNFQIIDTITTNLPKNRNSVYNFEGIDACDNKFYVIDEGINSTVYQFSLDGTKLNEDSYAGKIVYKKNDGLEGIAIDCKKKMVFLAKERDPGFIYKVNMKSGEVPSVFFTSSDPSDDFSDLKFYSDYLYVLERRKHRISKIDSNGQIVSQISFRKTTTSSFGTEKQMYSKGNGNEEFGFSEALLITKDKIFIGMDSGSNTEVRPWFIENFEKKGAKKGAHPAVILIFERPLSF; the protein is encoded by the coding sequence ATGAAAACGAAAACCGCTTTATCTCTAATTTTTATCTTCTATTATTCCTTACTATTTGCCAAAAGTCAGTCTAAAGGTTCTCTAGAATCTAATCCAGACGGCGACTGGAAAAGTGAGAAAGAGGTTAATTTTTATTTTGGTGACTACTTCTTTTCCCCGACGAAGTCTAACAATTTTTACGGGTTTGTGCAGTACAATCACTTTTACTCGTATGGAGACGGAGTCAAAAGTCCTAAAATTGGATTGCTGTTGAACCCAGCAATCTGTCTGGGTAGTGGCCTAAAAAAGAACGAAAGCCCATTTAATAATTTTAAGCCACTGCAACACGGGCGAGTAAGCCTTATTCCTACACTAATTGTTTCGAGCTACGTTGACAACGATACAAAAAAAGATATTAAAGTTTTTGCATTAGTTAAAGCCGGCATAAACTACTATCCATTGATAAAGAATACAGGATCGCCAAAATATGGTCTCAATGGTTATGAACAGTGGCAGATTGGCCTTGGTGGTGGAATAGAAGTTTCATCGTTCTTGAAAATAGAGGGAACTTACTATAGAGCTGGATACGATTTGAATAGAAATTCCCGCAAATACTTTGAAGCCAACATTAATGATGTTTCCTTCTTCAATGCCGTAAGATTAACAGCTAGTTTTAAAATATATGACAATTTAAGTGCACTTTTTGACTGGCACGGATTCGCAAATTCATACAATAATGAGAAATACTACTCCGTTGGATTGAATTATGCTTTGCCAGTTTTCAAAAGAGAATTTTCAAAGGCTTACAAAGAACAAAATACAGATAGTAAAAACAATTTCACTACACCAATAAATATAAACTCCCAATCCACAAATAAAAATAGCACTTTGATCAAGGATCAAAGCAATAATAAGAGGAATAGTGAATCGATCTCTACACTTAAGACGCACGAAAACATAAAACCAAGTTCAAATAAAAACATCGAAACCATGCTACCAGAATTGGTTCTTTCCAAAGTCGCCCATTTCAATGGAAAGAAAATGGAGTCAATTGAACTTAGTGGAATGGCGTTAAATAATGGTAGACTCTATTTTGTCTCTGACAATAAAAACGATATATATGAAATTCAGATAAACGATGGAAATTTCCAAATAATCGATACAATCACAACTAATTTACCGAAAAATAGAAATAGTGTATATAATTTCGAAGGTATCGATGCATGTGACAACAAATTTTATGTCATTGACGAAGGTATAAATTCAACCGTCTATCAATTTAGTCTAGACGGAACAAAACTGAATGAAGATTCATATGCAGGGAAAATAGTATACAAGAAAAACGATGGACTGGAAGGTATAGCAATAGATTGTAAAAAGAAAATGGTATTTCTTGCTAAGGAACGAGACCCAGGGTTTATTTACAAGGTAAATATGAAATCCGGAGAAGTCCCTTCCGTATTCTTTACGTCAAGCGATCCATCGGATGATTTTTCCGATTTAAAGTTTTACTCAGATTATTTGTATGTTTTGGAAAGACGCAAGCACCGGATTTCAAAGATCGATTCCAATGGTCAGATTGTCAGCCAGATTTCTTTTAGGAAAACTACAACATCTTCTTTTGGTACAGAAAAGCAGATGTATTCAAAAGGCAACGGTAATGAAGAATTTGGCTTCTCCGAAGCGCTACTCATAACAAAAGATAAAATTTTCATAGGTATGGATAGCGGAAGTAACACAGAGGTTCGTCCTTGGTTTATCGAAAATTTTGAAAAAAAAGGTGCAAAGAAAGGAGCTCATCCGGCGGTCATCTTAATATTTGAAAGACCCTTAAGCTTCTAG
- a CDS encoding trypsin-like serine protease, protein MKEEWFTNSYRNWFYKFGSIFIVLIVTYAVLHAFRIYEGEEIVNFTDQEKASITTLVDNYISSDSTNPDKKNIPEKLRDNIVTNLEKFVTARYKLDSSSKSDLKQFLVQFANSGFAPSLLIEFKIRVHSYFWLTEDGVFLEIIFWSLFGVLCSLFFYVSESMAKNEFKTNQEYIHAAKLFYAPITTLVVYFSINALVSNGEVNLNNLKHGLIILSYVLGFFSGRTIDLLSRIKDLILPAGNQEKKEGATDDDFEKLDEESQHQLIVQAIEVNDEKWRTTLPNIQSIGSGKKYIKDKKTALNAIVFEVKKKELNIDDEDKVPTEIEFQGYRIPTDVQERSSLVTTQARRGPGSSVSRIELDDGGTIGLKVFKKIDDKVQPFLLSCYHVLCLSELRDKILRVEKGVTTSDPKVVSPARRKDDKDVSHNIVGTVEEGTLNTFLDAAIARLTSEHAIELTVGGKLPSQIYDLKKSDEDSSFVVQSWGAASAQPSPFKKVLKISDNPSIIYDGIGSKVMKHLIQTEKISQSGDSGAPVFTMDGKVVGIIVGGDEVSVSYILPIRRILNTLSVRLTTS, encoded by the coding sequence ATGAAAGAAGAATGGTTTACAAATTCATATAGAAATTGGTTCTATAAGTTTGGCTCTATCTTTATTGTATTAATAGTGACATACGCAGTCTTACATGCATTCAGAATATACGAAGGTGAAGAAATTGTAAACTTCACTGATCAGGAAAAAGCAAGTATCACCACTCTAGTCGATAATTATATCTCGAGCGATTCCACCAATCCTGACAAAAAAAATATTCCAGAGAAACTGAGAGATAATATTGTCACTAACCTCGAAAAGTTTGTAACGGCTAGATACAAACTAGACTCCTCTAGTAAATCTGATTTAAAGCAATTTCTAGTTCAGTTCGCCAATTCCGGATTTGCACCATCGCTTCTGATCGAATTCAAAATTCGAGTACATTCATACTTTTGGCTTACGGAAGACGGTGTCTTTTTGGAAATTATCTTTTGGAGCTTATTCGGTGTCCTTTGTAGTCTTTTCTTTTATGTTTCTGAGTCTATGGCGAAAAATGAATTCAAGACAAATCAGGAATACATTCACGCCGCAAAATTATTTTACGCCCCGATCACAACCCTAGTTGTCTATTTCAGCATAAACGCTCTGGTTTCGAATGGTGAAGTAAACCTGAATAACCTTAAACATGGATTGATCATCTTGTCCTATGTCCTAGGTTTCTTTTCTGGCAGAACCATTGATCTTCTCAGTCGCATAAAAGACCTTATACTGCCTGCCGGAAATCAAGAAAAAAAAGAAGGAGCAACTGATGATGATTTTGAAAAGTTAGATGAAGAGTCACAACATCAACTGATTGTACAAGCAATTGAGGTGAACGATGAAAAATGGAGAACGACATTACCAAACATTCAATCAATTGGAAGTGGTAAAAAATATATAAAGGACAAGAAAACTGCACTCAATGCAATTGTATTTGAAGTTAAGAAGAAAGAACTGAATATAGACGACGAAGATAAAGTGCCCACCGAAATTGAATTTCAAGGATATAGAATCCCGACTGACGTACAGGAAAGATCTTCACTAGTTACTACTCAGGCCAGAAGAGGACCCGGTAGCAGCGTTTCTCGAATTGAACTCGATGATGGCGGAACCATAGGCTTAAAGGTTTTCAAAAAAATTGACGATAAAGTACAGCCGTTCCTGCTTAGCTGCTATCATGTCCTTTGCCTATCCGAATTAAGAGATAAAATACTTCGAGTTGAAAAAGGCGTTACCACATCCGACCCGAAGGTGGTATCACCGGCACGAAGAAAAGACGATAAAGATGTGAGTCACAATATCGTTGGTACAGTCGAGGAGGGAACTCTAAATACGTTTTTAGATGCTGCAATAGCCAGACTTACTAGTGAGCATGCTATTGAACTAACAGTGGGCGGAAAGCTGCCTAGTCAAATTTACGATCTTAAAAAAAGTGATGAGGACAGCAGCTTTGTTGTGCAATCATGGGGAGCAGCTTCGGCACAGCCATCGCCTTTTAAAAAAGTATTAAAGATAAGCGACAATCCAAGCATAATTTATGATGGAATTGGATCCAAAGTAATGAAACATCTAATTCAGACTGAGAAGATTTCACAGTCCGGTGATTCAGGAGCTCCCGTATTTACGATGGACGGAAAAGTAGTAGGAATAATAGTGGGAGGTGATGAAGTTTCAGTTAGCTATATTCTCCCAATTCGCAGAATACTCAATACTCTATCCGTACGATTAACAACGAGTTAA
- a CDS encoding LuxR C-terminal-related transcriptional regulator, which translates to MKNLPAQPISSHWYREQPLTTRLQQEPTDTYDTSFHLINSSLAALLNQSPCVTWILDIRTQQFDFISENTREYFGYGYENYLLNGYRFHQKTKHPDDITNTSKLMDCVWNELSKCPSNQRKNYKFSFDYRILKPDGKAIRILEQNTVFQNDASGDITHLLGTCNDITQWKRNGTQLASLASSINQQYFLFTAENTAAARPQSLLSKRELEIVKLISEGRSSKYIADKLFISFHTVNTHRQKMIEKTGTKNTGELVQYAVCNGLV; encoded by the coding sequence ATGAAAAATCTACCAGCGCAGCCCATTTCAAGTCATTGGTACCGGGAGCAGCCACTTACCACCCGGTTGCAGCAGGAACCGACCGACACCTACGATACCAGCTTTCACCTGATCAATTCCAGCCTTGCGGCGTTGCTCAACCAGTCGCCCTGCGTGACTTGGATACTCGATATCCGGACACAGCAGTTTGATTTTATCAGTGAAAATACGAGGGAATATTTCGGTTATGGTTATGAAAATTATTTGTTAAATGGGTATCGGTTTCATCAGAAAACCAAACATCCCGACGACATTACAAACACCAGTAAATTAATGGATTGCGTCTGGAACGAGCTGAGCAAATGTCCGTCCAACCAACGCAAAAACTACAAATTCAGCTTCGACTACCGCATTCTGAAACCCGACGGAAAAGCGATCCGTATCCTGGAACAGAATACAGTTTTTCAGAATGATGCATCGGGCGATATTACCCATTTGCTGGGCACGTGCAACGACATTACACAATGGAAAAGAAACGGCACGCAGCTCGCGTCGCTGGCGTCGAGCATTAATCAGCAATATTTCCTTTTCACAGCGGAAAACACCGCAGCCGCACGCCCGCAATCACTTCTCAGCAAACGCGAACTAGAAATCGTGAAACTCATTTCCGAGGGCCGCAGTAGCAAATACATCGCCGACAAGCTCTTCATCAGCTTCCACACAGTAAACACCCACCGCCAAAAAATGATCGAAAAAACCGGCACCAAAAATACCGGTGAGCTGGTTCAGTACGCGGTTTGTAATGGGTTGGTTTAG
- a CDS encoding GNAT family N-acetyltransferase, with product MTEDIQLSIREATIHDRDTVYDMICGLENMVMDPDGFDFVFKKNLKSANISYFLGEYLGKPVGMVSCHIQPLLHHAALVSEIQEMYVEPEHRSKQFGKALIAHVVDFAKANGAIQMEVTSRNVREQAHRFYQREGFEKSHVKLVRYFNKE from the coding sequence ATGACAGAAGACATCCAGCTATCCATTCGCGAAGCAACGATCCATGACCGCGATACTGTTTATGATATGATATGCGGTTTGGAAAACATGGTAATGGACCCCGATGGTTTCGACTTTGTTTTCAAAAAGAATTTGAAAAGCGCCAATATCAGTTACTTCCTGGGTGAATATCTAGGGAAACCTGTGGGGATGGTGAGCTGCCACATTCAGCCTTTATTGCATCATGCGGCCCTGGTTTCCGAAATTCAGGAAATGTATGTGGAGCCGGAGCATCGGTCGAAGCAATTTGGAAAAGCATTGATCGCCCATGTGGTTGACTTCGCCAAGGCCAACGGCGCAATCCAAATGGAAGTAACATCGCGAAATGTCCGCGAACAGGCGCACCGTTTTTATCAACGTGAAGGTTTTGAAAAGTCGCACGTCAAACTGGTGCGCTATTTCAACAAGGAATAA
- a CDS encoding lysophospholipid acyltransferase family protein, with the protein MKKILDYVLSSIYLIHFGLTLLVFHILQVVAFNVFGKKAHKVVVDYLNFTLTFGLYLTGARIKLLNLSNIPDNRTIIFVANHQSTFDVPAIYWFLRKYHPRFVSKIELAKGVPSISYNLRKSGAALIDRKDGKQAITEIARLGKLISEEKSSVIIFPEGTRTASGNMRPFAPGGVATLLKRAPDALIVPVAINGTGAFNPKGTFPLKSFSNLSWTVLPAIEPAGRKAEEILAEAQEAIRKVIS; encoded by the coding sequence ATGAAAAAGATCCTCGATTACGTGCTGAGCAGTATTTACCTGATTCATTTTGGACTAACATTATTGGTTTTTCACATTTTACAGGTGGTTGCTTTCAACGTTTTTGGTAAAAAAGCACATAAGGTTGTCGTAGATTATCTCAACTTTACCCTCACCTTCGGACTCTACCTGACCGGTGCCCGCATTAAGCTTCTCAACCTTTCGAACATTCCCGACAACCGTACGATTATTTTTGTTGCTAATCACCAGAGCACGTTTGATGTTCCGGCTATTTACTGGTTTCTCAGAAAATACCATCCCCGCTTTGTTTCGAAAATAGAACTTGCAAAAGGTGTTCCAAGCATTTCATACAACCTGCGTAAAAGTGGTGCTGCGTTGATCGATCGCAAGGACGGCAAGCAGGCTATCACTGAAATCGCCAGACTTGGTAAACTTATTTCGGAAGAAAAATCATCGGTCATCATTTTTCCTGAAGGTACCCGCACGGCCAGCGGGAACATGAGACCATTCGCTCCCGGCGGTGTCGCCACACTCCTCAAACGCGCCCCCGACGCACTCATCGTTCCGGTGGCCATCAATGGAACCGGCGCTTTTAATCCGAAAGGCACATTTCCCCTCAAATCATTCTCCAACCTGTCCTGGACAGTACTGCCAGCTATTGAGCCAGCGGGAAGAAAAGCAGAAGAAATCCTGGCCGAAGCTCAGGAAGCGATCCGGAAAGTTATTTCGTGA
- a CDS encoding acyl-ACP desaturase, producing METALSAERLEVMQHIGKDLNVLMSEYLKPIEENWQPSDFLPDFSDENFVSEVKLLQESCRDLPYDYIAVLIGDTITEEALPTYESWLMDVIGVDQVDNPSGWSQWVRAWTAEENRHGDLLNKYLYLSGRVNMRAMEVSTQFLIADGFDIGTDRDPYRNFIYTSFQELATNVSHRRTATLAKKFGNPHLSKICGVIASDEMRHAKAYKAFVSRILAVDPSELIIALEDMMRKKIVMPAHFMRETGVKMGVTFSHFSDAAQRLGVYTTQDYIEILDSLLVEWEIGAVRDINEKAEKARDYLMALPARLLRIADRTRVPELQYEFSWIN from the coding sequence ATGGAGACCGCACTTTCAGCAGAAAGACTTGAAGTCATGCAACATATAGGTAAAGACCTGAATGTGCTCATGTCCGAATACTTAAAGCCGATCGAAGAGAACTGGCAACCTTCTGATTTTCTGCCGGATTTCAGTGATGAAAACTTTGTAAGTGAGGTTAAATTATTGCAGGAAAGCTGCCGTGACCTGCCTTACGATTACATTGCCGTTTTGATTGGAGATACCATAACAGAAGAAGCTCTGCCTACTTACGAATCCTGGTTGATGGACGTGATCGGTGTAGATCAGGTCGATAATCCTTCCGGGTGGTCGCAATGGGTACGTGCCTGGACAGCGGAGGAAAACCGTCATGGCGATTTGTTAAATAAATATCTGTACCTGTCGGGACGCGTAAATATGCGCGCCATGGAAGTGTCTACCCAATTCCTGATTGCGGATGGTTTTGACATCGGTACTGACCGCGATCCGTATAGAAACTTTATCTATACTTCTTTTCAGGAACTTGCAACCAATGTGTCGCATCGCCGGACAGCTACGTTGGCAAAAAAATTCGGTAATCCACATTTGTCCAAAATATGTGGCGTGATCGCTTCTGATGAAATGCGGCATGCCAAGGCATACAAGGCATTTGTGAGCCGTATCCTGGCAGTGGACCCCTCCGAACTGATCATCGCTTTGGAAGATATGATGAGGAAAAAAATCGTTATGCCGGCACATTTTATGAGAGAAACTGGTGTGAAGATGGGAGTGACTTTTTCACACTTTTCCGACGCCGCACAAAGATTAGGCGTTTATACAACACAGGATTACATTGAAATTCTCGACAGCCTTCTTGTGGAGTGGGAGATAGGAGCGGTACGCGACATTAACGAAAAGGCAGAAAAAGCACGCGACTATCTGATGGCATTACCTGCGAGACTACTAAGAATAGCAGACCGTACCCGCGTTCCTGAACTGCAATACGAGTTTAGCTGGATTAACTAG
- a CDS encoding T9SS type B sorting domain-containing protein, protein MKIKSLLLLLSFLFYLTNASGQTVRHTYRFYKDFAVAKPECGPDLIPSKALGICPIGASPGSFEQDVLPCGVRRDVYHNKLNWGFMYPNSEGAITDTYTIQMYIKVTDWGETWARIIDFSNGALDQGIYFKDNNGSTDRCLDFYPYGRAGACPFFNTSTYYLLTFTRNGQTGIMNVYVDNVLFATYNDSEGRYVGKAGTPIYIFRDDSSVACESGEANFAYLSFTNQYYGQKEVEKAFSEVCFVANINSYADFSISPNPSCGFPKDIDIKYTGSIPLPGTGYKFEWVFDGGKIVSGSGVGPYVVNWDTGGTKNVTLTVTGIGCDNPLTNRKQATISNLNLATAVESGSCETGKDGTLTLTATDGLPPYQYSIDSVNYQTDNIFKVPAASYKVYVKDGNNCTVGKPVNVVFNSDIVVNTIADTTICEGQTVGLNATGNAQNFLWSPQAGLNDATVKDPAATPEASTQYIVTAVRGFCSQSDTVNIDVAPKIEVMVTPDAVVEANVPYQLAASSPQVPDMRDAMFIWSPAIGLNNPASPSPIATLQSDQSYTVEITSGMGCKGTGNVNLSVKRHESINVPSAFTPDGDGKNDILVPLINEIVSISYFKIFNRWGQVVFFTDQLNSGWDGWFQNKNPITGIYVWEIEGKSQKGTTIRKKGSVALIK, encoded by the coding sequence ATGAAAATAAAATCTTTACTTCTTCTCCTTTCTTTCCTTTTTTACCTGACGAATGCTTCCGGGCAAACTGTCAGGCATACCTATCGTTTTTACAAAGATTTCGCGGTTGCAAAACCTGAATGCGGGCCAGATCTTATTCCGTCAAAAGCACTTGGCATTTGCCCGATAGGAGCCAGTCCGGGCAGCTTTGAACAAGATGTCCTGCCTTGCGGCGTGCGAAGGGATGTTTATCACAACAAACTAAATTGGGGCTTCATGTACCCCAACTCGGAAGGCGCAATCACGGATACCTACACCATTCAGATGTATATTAAGGTGACTGACTGGGGCGAGACCTGGGCCAGGATCATTGATTTTTCAAACGGAGCACTAGATCAGGGTATTTATTTCAAAGACAATAATGGCTCAACCGACCGCTGTCTTGATTTCTATCCTTACGGTCGCGCTGGCGCCTGCCCATTTTTCAATACTTCAACTTATTATCTGCTGACTTTTACACGTAACGGGCAGACGGGTATCATGAATGTGTATGTGGACAATGTATTGTTCGCTACCTATAATGATTCGGAAGGAAGATACGTCGGCAAAGCAGGAACACCGATCTATATTTTCCGTGACGACAGTTCCGTTGCCTGTGAGTCTGGCGAGGCAAACTTTGCATATTTGTCATTTACCAACCAGTATTACGGTCAAAAGGAGGTGGAAAAGGCATTTTCAGAAGTCTGTTTTGTTGCGAATATCAACTCTTACGCGGATTTCTCAATATCGCCGAACCCCAGTTGTGGTTTCCCAAAAGACATTGACATTAAATACACCGGAAGCATACCATTACCCGGCACAGGTTATAAATTCGAATGGGTCTTTGATGGCGGCAAAATTGTGTCAGGCAGCGGAGTGGGGCCATATGTGGTAAACTGGGATACTGGCGGCACAAAAAATGTAACATTGACCGTCACGGGCATAGGTTGTGATAACCCATTGACCAACCGCAAACAGGCTACGATCAGCAACCTGAACCTCGCAACCGCCGTGGAATCCGGAAGCTGCGAAACCGGTAAAGATGGTACGCTCACATTAACCGCCACAGACGGACTCCCACCTTATCAGTACTCGATAGATTCAGTTAATTACCAAACTGATAACATTTTCAAAGTACCCGCCGCATCTTACAAAGTATATGTCAAAGACGGGAACAATTGCACGGTCGGCAAGCCGGTGAATGTCGTTTTCAACAGTGACATTGTTGTGAATACCATAGCTGATACTACGATTTGCGAAGGCCAGACTGTTGGACTGAATGCCACCGGTAATGCGCAAAACTTTTTGTGGTCACCCCAGGCGGGTTTGAATGATGCCACAGTAAAAGATCCGGCTGCGACTCCCGAGGCAAGTACTCAATACATCGTGACGGCCGTTCGTGGATTTTGCTCTCAGTCGGACACTGTCAACATTGATGTTGCTCCCAAAATTGAAGTAATGGTAACGCCCGACGCGGTTGTGGAGGCGAATGTACCTTACCAGCTCGCAGCCTCGTCACCGCAGGTCCCCGATATGCGTGATGCAATGTTTATATGGTCACCGGCGATCGGCCTGAACAATCCGGCCAGTCCGAGCCCCATCGCCACATTGCAATCCGATCAGTCCTATACCGTCGAAATTACGTCAGGTATGGGTTGTAAAGGAACAGGGAATGTAAATCTTTCGGTCAAAAGGCATGAGAGTATCAATGTACCCTCGGCTTTCACCCCCGACGGAGATGGCAAAAATGACATACTGGTCCCGCTGATCAACGAAATTGTGTCCATCAGCTATTTTAAGATCTTCAATCGCTGGGGGCAGGTCGTATTTTTTACGGATCAATTAAACAGTGGCTGGGACGGTTGGTTCCAGAACAAAAACCCGATTACCGGGATCTATGTCTGGGAAATAGAAGGAAAATCCCAGAAAGGGACCACGATCAGAAAGAAAGGATCGGTGGCTTTGATCAAATAA